A stretch of Amycolatopsis balhimycina FH 1894 DNA encodes these proteins:
- the murG gene encoding undecaprenyldiphospho-muramoylpentapeptide beta-N-acetylglucosaminyltransferase → MSNPVKGAGRSPAGKAPVVVVAGGGSAGHIEPALALADAVMRLRPDATVVALGTERGLENKLVPARGYPLELIPPVPMPRKPTPELLRLPLKVRDSVRKTREVLERVGADVVVGFGGYVALPAYLAARGRIPIVVHEANQSPGLANKVGARFAHRVAVAVPGTPLPKAEVVGIPLRPSITTLDRAALRAEAREHFGLDPDAPTLLVFGGSQGAVSINNALSGAAKDFADAGVGVLHAHGPKNTLVVQEFPGRPAYVPVPYLERMDLAYAAADATVCRSGAMTVAEVTAVGLPAVFVPLPYGNGEQATNARPAVDAGAALMVEDADLTPAKVAELIVPLVTDADRVAKMSAAAVGMGHRQADEVLAKIVLEAAGA, encoded by the coding sequence GTGAGTAACCCCGTCAAGGGAGCCGGGCGATCGCCCGCGGGCAAGGCGCCCGTGGTCGTGGTCGCCGGAGGTGGCAGCGCAGGACACATCGAACCCGCCCTCGCGCTGGCCGACGCCGTCATGCGGCTGCGCCCGGACGCGACGGTCGTGGCGCTCGGCACCGAGCGCGGCCTGGAGAACAAGCTGGTCCCGGCGCGTGGTTACCCGCTGGAGCTGATCCCGCCGGTGCCGATGCCGCGCAAGCCGACGCCGGAGCTGCTCCGGCTGCCGCTGAAGGTCCGCGACTCGGTCCGGAAGACCCGTGAGGTGCTGGAGCGGGTCGGCGCGGACGTCGTCGTCGGCTTCGGCGGCTACGTCGCCCTCCCGGCCTACCTGGCCGCGCGCGGGCGCATCCCGATCGTCGTCCACGAGGCCAACCAGTCGCCGGGCCTGGCGAACAAGGTCGGCGCGCGGTTCGCGCACCGGGTCGCGGTCGCCGTCCCCGGCACGCCGCTGCCGAAGGCCGAGGTCGTCGGGATCCCGCTGCGGCCGTCGATCACGACGCTGGACCGCGCCGCGCTGCGGGCCGAGGCCCGGGAGCACTTCGGCTTGGACCCGGACGCGCCGACGCTGCTGGTGTTCGGCGGTTCGCAGGGCGCGGTGTCGATCAACAACGCCCTGTCGGGCGCGGCGAAGGACTTCGCGGACGCCGGGGTCGGCGTGCTGCACGCGCACGGCCCGAAGAACACCCTGGTCGTCCAGGAGTTCCCGGGCCGGCCGGCGTATGTGCCGGTGCCCTACCTGGAGCGGATGGACCTGGCCTACGCGGCGGCCGACGCCACGGTGTGCCGCTCGGGCGCGATGACCGTCGCCGAGGTGACCGCCGTCGGGCTGCCCGCTGTGTTCGTCCCGCTGCCCTACGGCAACGGCGAGCAGGCCACCAACGCCCGGCCCGCCGTCGACGCCGGGGCCGCGCTGATGGTCGAAGACGCCGACCTCACCCCGGCGAAGGTCGCCGAACTGATCGTCCCGCTGGTGACCGACGCCGACCGCGTCGCGAAGATGAGCGCGGCGGCGGTCGGCATGGGGCACCGCCAAGCCGACGAAGTGCTCGCCAAGATCGTCCTGGAGGCCGCCGGTGCTTGA
- the mraY gene encoding phospho-N-acetylmuramoyl-pentapeptide-transferase yields MISILIAAAAGLLISILLTPYLIRVFSRQGFGQEIREEGPQGHKSKRGTPTMGGVAIIVAMVVGYFAAHLINWMFNSRSGAPTASGLLVLMLAVGLGIVGFLDDFIKIRKQRNLGLNKTAKLVGQLVVTIAFAVLVLNFPNAQGLTPASESLSYVRDLALITFPSVIFVIFCYIVISGWSNAVNFTDGLDGLAGGSAAMVLATYVVISFWQERLNCANGPAQACYDVRDPLDLAVVAAAATGACVGFLWWNAAPAKIFMGDTGSLALGGLVAGLSMTTRTELLAIVIGGLFMVEMISVVAQIAVFRTTRRRVFRMAPFHHHFELAGWAETTVIIRFWLLSAICCMFGLGLFYSEQLGFGG; encoded by the coding sequence GTGATCAGCATCCTGATCGCGGCCGCGGCGGGTCTGCTGATCTCCATCCTGCTCACGCCCTACCTGATCCGGGTCTTCTCCCGGCAGGGCTTCGGCCAGGAGATCCGCGAGGAAGGCCCCCAGGGACACAAGTCCAAGCGCGGCACGCCGACCATGGGCGGCGTGGCGATCATCGTCGCGATGGTCGTGGGCTACTTCGCCGCCCACCTGATCAACTGGATGTTCAACTCCCGCAGCGGCGCGCCGACGGCCTCCGGGCTGCTCGTGCTGATGCTCGCGGTGGGCCTCGGGATCGTCGGGTTTCTCGACGACTTCATCAAGATCCGCAAGCAGCGCAACCTGGGGCTGAACAAGACCGCGAAGCTGGTCGGGCAGCTCGTGGTCACCATCGCGTTCGCGGTCCTGGTGCTGAACTTCCCGAACGCGCAGGGGCTCACGCCGGCGTCGGAGAGCCTCTCCTACGTCCGCGATCTCGCGCTGATCACCTTTCCGTCGGTGATCTTCGTGATCTTCTGCTACATCGTGATCTCCGGCTGGTCGAACGCGGTGAACTTCACCGACGGCCTCGACGGCCTGGCCGGCGGCTCCGCGGCGATGGTGCTGGCGACCTACGTCGTCATCTCGTTCTGGCAGGAGCGGCTCAACTGCGCGAACGGCCCGGCGCAGGCCTGCTACGACGTCCGCGACCCGCTGGACCTGGCCGTGGTCGCCGCCGCGGCGACCGGCGCCTGCGTCGGGTTCCTCTGGTGGAACGCGGCCCCGGCGAAGATCTTCATGGGCGACACCGGCTCGCTGGCCCTCGGCGGCCTGGTCGCCGGCCTGTCCATGACCACCCGCACCGAGCTGCTCGCCATCGTCATCGGCGGCCTGTTCATGGTCGAGATGATCTCGGTGGTCGCGCAGATCGCGGTGTTCCGGACGACCCGGCGACGGGTCTTCCGGATGGCGCCGTTCCACCACCACTTCGAGCTCGCCGGGTGGGCCGAAACCACGGTGATCATCCGGTTCTGGCTGCTCTCGGCGATCTGCTGCATGTTCGGGCTCGGCCTGTTCTACAGCGAGCAACTCGGCTTCGGAGGCTGA
- the ftsW gene encoding putative lipid II flippase FtsW encodes MTTAEPKPAPPPKRPRRERKESGFVAVRTALTAWLSRPLASFHLVLALTGVLTVIGIVMVLSASSVASYNPKTGSGVYSLFVKHLVFVAIGSVVFWLGLRVKLERIRRMSATATVICLGLLVLVLTPLGSEVNGSQGWFKIGEFTFQPVEAAKVALAFWGAHILVIKYNVIHQWRHLLVPVVPIALLMFALVMLQPDLGGTVTLAVVLLALLWFAGAPKRLFGVILAGGLAGVLVLAVIAPYRLARVMSFLSPDADVTAEGFQANQAKLALADGGFLGKGLGQGTSNWGYLPNVQNDFIFALIGEELGLIGCVVVLLLFGGVAVVGLRIATRNIDPWIRIVSGTLTVFLVAQAGINIGYVVGLLPVTGVTLPLISYGGTSLVITMLIMGVLANAARHEPEAVAALRTQGPGKFGRLLRLPAPDPYRPPATRKAAGRSGAKAARPAPRAARPAPAQERRRSVREPVRRSAARTSTTRTSTSRGGAARTTASRGTRSTANRRGHR; translated from the coding sequence GTGACGACAGCTGAACCCAAGCCCGCACCACCGCCGAAGCGGCCACGCCGCGAGCGCAAGGAAAGCGGGTTCGTCGCCGTCCGGACCGCGCTGACCGCGTGGCTTTCCCGCCCGCTGGCGTCGTTCCACCTCGTGCTCGCCCTCACCGGCGTGCTCACCGTCATCGGCATCGTCATGGTGCTGTCGGCGTCGTCGGTCGCGTCCTACAACCCGAAGACCGGCAGCGGCGTCTACTCGCTGTTCGTCAAGCACCTCGTGTTCGTCGCGATCGGCTCGGTCGTGTTCTGGCTCGGCCTGCGGGTCAAGCTGGAGCGGATCCGGCGGATGTCGGCCACCGCGACGGTGATCTGCCTCGGCCTGCTGGTGCTCGTGCTCACCCCGCTCGGCTCGGAGGTCAACGGCTCGCAGGGCTGGTTCAAGATCGGCGAGTTCACCTTCCAGCCCGTCGAGGCCGCGAAGGTCGCGCTGGCCTTCTGGGGCGCCCACATCCTGGTGATCAAGTACAACGTGATCCACCAGTGGCGGCACCTGCTGGTGCCGGTGGTGCCGATCGCGCTGCTGATGTTCGCCCTGGTCATGCTGCAGCCCGACCTCGGCGGCACGGTCACCCTCGCCGTTGTGCTCCTGGCGCTGCTGTGGTTCGCCGGCGCCCCGAAACGGCTGTTCGGCGTGATCCTCGCCGGCGGCCTGGCCGGCGTGCTCGTGCTGGCGGTCATCGCGCCCTACCGGCTCGCCCGGGTCATGTCGTTCCTCTCGCCGGACGCCGACGTCACCGCCGAGGGCTTCCAGGCCAACCAGGCCAAGCTGGCACTGGCCGACGGCGGGTTCCTCGGCAAGGGCCTCGGCCAGGGCACCTCCAACTGGGGCTACCTGCCGAACGTGCAGAACGACTTCATCTTCGCCCTGATCGGCGAGGAGCTCGGGCTGATCGGCTGCGTCGTGGTGCTGCTGCTCTTCGGCGGGGTCGCCGTCGTCGGCCTGCGGATCGCCACCCGCAACATCGACCCGTGGATCCGGATCGTCTCCGGCACGCTGACCGTGTTCCTGGTCGCGCAGGCCGGCATCAACATCGGGTACGTCGTCGGCCTGCTGCCGGTCACCGGCGTCACCCTGCCGCTGATCTCCTACGGCGGGACGTCGCTGGTGATCACCATGCTCATCATGGGGGTGCTCGCGAACGCCGCCCGGCACGAACCGGAGGCGGTGGCCGCACTGCGCACACAGGGGCCGGGTAAATTCGGGCGACTGCTGCGGCTGCCCGCGCCCGACCCGTACCGCCCGCCCGCCACCCGCAAGGCGGCGGGACGGAGTGGGGCGAAGGCGGCCAGGCCGGCGCCCCGTGCGGCGCGGCCCGCCCCGGCACAGGAACGACGCAGGTCGGTCCGCGAGCCGGTGCGCCGCAGCGCGGCACGGACGAGCACGACCCGCACGAGCACGTCTCGCGGCGGGGCCGCGCGGACAACAGCGAGCCGTGGTACCCGGAGTACCGCGAACCGGAGAGGTCATCGGTGA
- a CDS encoding UDP-N-acetylmuramoyl-tripeptide--D-alanyl-D-alanine ligase translates to MIVLSLAEIADVVGGRLHRADGGAQVTGSVEFDTRQLAPGGLYVALPGAKVDGHDFAAQAVEAGAVAVLAAREVDAPAIIVPRPAVGETHERAFALHADKDGSGAAVLAALGKLARYVVRRLAEGELTVVGVTGSSGKTSTKDVIAQLIEPLGPTVAPPGSFNNELGHPWTALRADTGTRHLVLEMSARGLGHIAELAAIAPPKIGVVLNVGTAHVGEFGSREGIAKAKGELVEALPADGLAVLNLDDPLVAAMASRTKARVVYVGESASAQVRAADITLDDEARASFRLITPVGEASVKLPLHGEHHVGNALSAAAVALELGATPAEIAARLSQLEQRSARRMEVVTRPADGVTFLNDSYNANPESVRAGLKALAAMTRETGRRSWAVLGVMAELGADSVTAHDEIGRLVVRLNIAKLVVVGPEAAAMHQGACHEGSWGEEAALVPDVEAAVALLRDQLRPEDVVLVKASKSAALWRIVDALLDQRQSDKSERSNGGDA, encoded by the coding sequence GTGATCGTGCTCAGCCTGGCCGAGATCGCCGACGTCGTCGGCGGCCGGCTGCACCGCGCCGACGGGGGCGCGCAAGTGACCGGCAGCGTGGAGTTCGACACCCGGCAGCTCGCCCCCGGCGGCCTGTACGTCGCCCTGCCGGGGGCGAAGGTCGACGGCCACGACTTCGCCGCCCAGGCCGTCGAGGCCGGCGCCGTGGCCGTGCTGGCCGCCCGCGAGGTCGACGCGCCCGCGATCATCGTGCCGCGGCCCGCCGTGGGCGAGACCCACGAGCGGGCGTTCGCGCTGCACGCCGACAAGGACGGCTCCGGCGCCGCGGTGCTCGCCGCGCTCGGGAAGCTCGCCCGGTACGTCGTGCGGCGCCTGGCCGAGGGCGAGCTCACCGTCGTCGGCGTCACCGGCTCCTCCGGCAAGACCTCCACCAAGGACGTCATCGCCCAGCTGATCGAGCCGCTCGGCCCGACGGTCGCGCCGCCCGGGTCGTTCAACAACGAGCTGGGCCACCCGTGGACGGCCCTGCGTGCCGACACCGGCACCCGGCACCTGGTGCTGGAGATGTCCGCGCGCGGGCTCGGGCACATCGCCGAGCTCGCGGCCATCGCGCCGCCGAAGATCGGCGTCGTGCTCAACGTCGGCACCGCGCACGTCGGCGAGTTCGGCTCGCGCGAAGGCATCGCGAAGGCCAAGGGCGAGCTGGTCGAGGCCCTGCCTGCCGACGGCCTCGCGGTGCTCAACCTCGACGACCCGCTGGTCGCGGCCATGGCGAGCCGCACGAAGGCCCGGGTGGTCTACGTCGGCGAGAGCGCGTCCGCGCAGGTCCGCGCGGCCGACATCACCCTCGACGACGAGGCCCGCGCGTCCTTCCGGCTGATCACCCCGGTCGGCGAGGCCTCGGTGAAGCTGCCGCTGCACGGCGAGCACCACGTCGGCAACGCGCTGTCCGCCGCGGCGGTCGCGCTGGAGCTGGGCGCGACGCCGGCGGAGATCGCCGCCCGCCTTTCGCAGCTCGAGCAGCGTTCCGCGCGCCGCATGGAGGTCGTCACCCGGCCCGCCGACGGCGTCACCTTCCTCAACGACTCCTACAACGCCAACCCCGAGTCGGTGCGGGCCGGCCTGAAGGCCCTCGCGGCGATGACGCGGGAGACCGGCCGCCGGTCCTGGGCCGTGCTCGGCGTGATGGCCGAGCTCGGCGCGGACTCGGTCACCGCGCACGACGAGATCGGCAGGCTCGTCGTGCGGCTCAACATCGCCAAGCTCGTCGTGGTCGGCCCCGAGGCGGCGGCGATGCACCAGGGCGCGTGCCACGAGGGCTCCTGGGGCGAGGAAGCCGCCCTGGTCCCCGACGTCGAGGCCGCCGTCGCCCTGCTGCGCGACCAGCTCCGTCCCGAGGACGTGGTGCTGGTCAAGGCGTCCAAGTCCGCCGCTCTCTGGCGCATCGTCGACGCCCTGCTCGACCAGCGCCAGTCCGACAAGTCCGAACGCTCGAACGGTGGTGACGCGTGA
- the murD gene encoding UDP-N-acetylmuramoyl-L-alanine--D-glutamate ligase, with protein MEIAGRHVLVAGAGVTGKSIVPVLTELGAKVTVTDGNAERLAELDGLGAELVPGLTEPPEDTVLVVTSPGWRPTSPLLAAAAEAGVEVIGDVELAWRVGQLREHPPSWLVVTGTNGKTTTVGMLESILKAAGANAVACGNIGYAALDAVRAGYDVLAVELSSFQLHWSSTLAPDAAVVLNLAEDHIDWHGSMDEYAAAKGRVYTRAKVAVHNADDEWSTRIASEHAPESARRVGFQLDTPRAGELGIVEDLLVDRAFVADPANSAEELATLSDVRPAGPHNVANALAAAALARAHGVSPEAVLKGLREYQPAPHRAVEVAEVAGVRYVNDSKATNPHAAAGSLRAHESIVWIAGGQLKGASVDELVSSIAGRLRAVVLLGVDSPVIAAAVARHAPDVPVNSLRPGDDEPMTAAVSAASAMARPGDVVLLAPAAASLDMFTSYGERGDAFAAAVRVLRDDAAGEPSDDS; from the coding sequence TTGGAGATCGCGGGTCGTCACGTTCTCGTCGCCGGGGCCGGGGTCACCGGGAAGTCGATCGTGCCCGTGCTCACCGAGCTGGGCGCGAAGGTCACGGTCACCGACGGCAACGCCGAACGCCTCGCCGAGCTGGACGGCCTGGGCGCCGAGCTGGTGCCGGGCCTGACCGAGCCTCCCGAAGACACGGTCCTCGTCGTCACCAGCCCCGGCTGGCGACCGACGTCGCCGCTGCTCGCGGCCGCGGCCGAGGCGGGTGTCGAGGTCATCGGCGACGTCGAGCTGGCCTGGCGCGTGGGGCAGCTGCGCGAGCACCCGCCGTCGTGGCTGGTCGTGACCGGCACCAACGGCAAGACGACCACCGTGGGCATGCTGGAGTCGATCCTCAAGGCGGCCGGTGCGAACGCCGTGGCCTGCGGGAACATCGGCTACGCGGCGCTCGACGCGGTCCGCGCCGGCTACGACGTGCTGGCCGTCGAGCTGTCCAGCTTCCAGCTGCACTGGTCCTCGACGCTGGCCCCGGACGCCGCCGTGGTGCTCAACCTGGCCGAGGACCACATCGACTGGCACGGCTCGATGGACGAGTACGCGGCCGCCAAGGGCCGCGTGTACACCCGGGCCAAGGTCGCCGTGCACAACGCCGACGACGAGTGGTCCACCCGGATCGCTTCGGAGCACGCGCCCGAGAGCGCCCGCCGCGTCGGCTTCCAGCTCGACACCCCCCGCGCCGGTGAACTGGGGATCGTCGAGGACCTGCTGGTCGACCGCGCTTTCGTCGCCGACCCGGCGAACAGCGCCGAGGAACTCGCCACGCTCTCCGACGTCCGCCCGGCGGGCCCGCACAACGTCGCGAACGCCCTCGCCGCGGCCGCGCTGGCCCGCGCCCACGGCGTCTCGCCGGAGGCCGTGCTGAAGGGCCTGCGCGAGTACCAGCCCGCGCCGCACCGGGCCGTCGAGGTGGCCGAGGTCGCCGGCGTCCGGTACGTCAACGACTCGAAGGCGACCAACCCGCACGCGGCCGCCGGGTCGCTGCGGGCGCACGAATCGATCGTGTGGATCGCCGGCGGCCAGCTCAAGGGCGCCTCCGTCGACGAGCTGGTGAGCAGCATCGCAGGCCGCCTGCGCGCAGTTGTGCTACTCGGCGTCGATTCACCCGTGATCGCCGCCGCGGTCGCGCGACACGCGCCGGATGTCCCGGTGAACAGCCTCCGTCCGGGTGACGATGAACCCATGACTGCGGCGGTGAGTGCGGCCAGCGCGATGGCCCGGCCCGGAGACGTGGTGCTGCTGGCACCCGCCGCGGCGTCGTTGGACATGTTCACGAGCTACGGCGAGCGCGGCGACGCGTTCGCCGCGGCCGTGCGTGTCCTCCGCGACGACGCAGCGGGGGAGCCGAGTGACGACAGCTGA
- a CDS encoding UDP-N-acetylmuramoyl-L-alanyl-D-glutamate--2,6-diaminopimelate ligase, giving the protein MKAVPAPPRPARIVPVPLATLLARADARLIAGSPDAAELTVTGTTLRAQHVLPGDLFAALPGARAHGADFSDQAVAAGAVAVLTDAEGAERPALRDAGVPILVHADPRAALGEIAAWIYGEPSLRLAVLGVTGTSGKTTTSYLVDAGLQAAGLTTGLIGTVETRIAGERLVSGFTTPEAPDLQALLAVMLERGVTHVPMEVSSHALALGRVNGTRFAVGAFTNLSQDHLDFHKDMQEYFAAKSLLFDGRSTTEVVVVDSAWGQALLTPQTITVTTDPGTDAAWKATDLEATPQGEQTFTLHGPGGVSARARIPLPGEFNVANAVLAAAILSTAGVGLEHIVTGLAQVQVPGRMERVYVGQEFTAVVDYAHKPAAVAQGLDALRARAEGRIITVLGCGGDRDTAKRPMMGEAAARRSEVLIVTDDNPRSEDPAAIRAAMLAGARAAGPAEIVEIADRREAIAHAVSLAEPGDIVFLAGKGHESGQEAGGVVHPFSDRDELAAAIRNKLEVSV; this is encoded by the coding sequence GTGAAAGCGGTCCCCGCGCCGCCCCGCCCGGCGCGCATCGTCCCGGTCCCGCTGGCGACCCTCCTCGCCCGGGCGGACGCCCGCCTGATCGCCGGCTCGCCCGACGCGGCCGAGCTCACCGTCACCGGCACCACGCTGCGCGCACAGCACGTGCTCCCCGGTGACCTCTTCGCCGCCCTCCCGGGCGCCCGCGCCCACGGCGCCGACTTCAGCGACCAGGCTGTCGCCGCCGGGGCCGTCGCGGTGCTCACCGACGCCGAAGGCGCCGAGCGGCCCGCGCTGCGCGACGCCGGCGTCCCGATCCTCGTCCACGCCGACCCGCGCGCCGCCCTCGGCGAGATCGCCGCCTGGATCTACGGCGAGCCCTCCCTGCGGCTGGCCGTCCTCGGCGTCACCGGCACCTCCGGCAAGACCACGACGTCCTACCTGGTCGACGCCGGGCTCCAGGCCGCCGGCCTGACCACCGGCCTGATCGGCACCGTCGAGACCCGCATCGCGGGCGAGCGCCTGGTCAGCGGCTTCACCACGCCCGAGGCGCCCGACCTGCAGGCCTTGCTCGCGGTGATGCTCGAACGCGGCGTCACGCACGTGCCGATGGAGGTCTCCAGCCACGCGCTCGCGCTGGGCCGCGTCAACGGCACCCGGTTCGCCGTCGGCGCGTTCACCAACCTCTCCCAGGACCACCTGGACTTCCACAAGGACATGCAGGAGTACTTCGCCGCGAAGTCCCTGCTGTTCGACGGCCGCTCGACCACCGAGGTCGTCGTGGTCGACAGCGCGTGGGGGCAGGCCCTGCTCACCCCGCAGACGATCACCGTGACCACGGATCCCGGCACCGACGCGGCGTGGAAGGCCACCGACCTCGAGGCGACGCCGCAGGGTGAGCAGACGTTCACCCTGCACGGCCCCGGCGGCGTCAGCGCCCGCGCCCGGATCCCGCTGCCCGGCGAGTTCAACGTCGCCAACGCCGTGCTCGCCGCCGCGATCCTGAGCACCGCGGGCGTGGGCCTGGAGCACATCGTCACCGGGCTCGCCCAGGTGCAGGTGCCGGGCCGGATGGAGCGCGTCTACGTCGGCCAGGAGTTCACCGCCGTCGTCGACTACGCCCACAAGCCGGCCGCGGTCGCCCAGGGCCTGGACGCGCTGCGGGCCCGCGCGGAGGGCCGGATCATCACCGTGCTCGGCTGCGGCGGCGACCGGGACACCGCCAAGCGCCCGATGATGGGCGAGGCCGCGGCCCGGCGCAGCGAGGTCCTGATCGTCACCGACGACAACCCCCGCTCCGAGGACCCCGCGGCGATCCGTGCCGCCATGCTCGCCGGCGCCCGTGCGGCCGGGCCCGCCGAGATCGTCGAGATCGCCGATCGCCGCGAGGCCATCGCGCACGCCGTCTCACTCGCCGAGCCGGGGGACATCGTCTTCCTCGCCGGCAAGGGGCACGAATCCGGCCAGGAGGCCGGTGGCGTCGTGCACCCGTTCTCCGACCGCGACGAACTGGCCGCGGCCATTCGCAACAAACTCGAGGTGAGTGTGTGA
- a CDS encoding peptidoglycan D,D-transpeptidase FtsI family protein, whose product MASTRAQTRPRAGSARRTYAAGTRSAAARRGNGGHRSRFSAVRLLLVALLLVAGVKLVQVQWFDAAALSAAAERQRTQTIDIPAQRGSIVDRNGAKLAFSVEVRSLSVNLKALHKSMDDWVAKNPGTKKTFDSETAAAAKYIAAKVPNQLTEQQLLDQFHKQASFTYLEHNVEPSVAADIWKQFSWIEREKRALREYPGDNLASNIVGVANWRTEDKDISKHNLHGLVGLEQSRDNDLAGTPGRMLVNTKNGSDNVVIPGTERDLQAAVPGSDLELTIDSDLQYELQRQLTDYVQQSHAKGGQAVVMDAKTGEVYALANDKTFDPNDPSTFNDPEAMNDRAVTTPFEPGSVNKIVTATGAIAYGVATPESTLEVPGSMPVADKVVHDAWTHGTQTFTTTGVFAKSSNIGTLLLAQKVGAEHYADLLKKFGLGQRTGVGLPGESAGSVPARSQWSATTFGNLPIGQGLSMTILQMTGMYQAIANDGLRVEPRIVKAKINPDGTAVPEPAPKTVQVVSPEAAKTVRDMMRAVAQNGKGLQKGTATTAAVEGYQISGKTGTGQQVDPRTKAYSDHLYNITFAGILPADHPRFVVGIRLDAPDTTLPGGHSAAPLFHTIASYLTQRYQIPLSDGSSPVVPLVITP is encoded by the coding sequence GCGGGGCAACGGCGGGCACCGCAGCCGGTTCTCCGCCGTGCGCCTGCTGCTGGTCGCCTTGCTGCTCGTCGCGGGCGTGAAACTGGTGCAGGTGCAGTGGTTCGACGCCGCGGCGCTCTCGGCCGCGGCCGAACGGCAGCGCACCCAGACCATCGACATCCCCGCCCAGCGCGGGTCCATTGTGGACCGCAACGGCGCGAAGCTGGCGTTCAGCGTCGAGGTGCGCTCGCTGTCGGTGAACCTCAAGGCGTTGCACAAGAGCATGGACGACTGGGTCGCGAAGAACCCCGGCACCAAGAAGACGTTCGACAGCGAGACCGCGGCGGCCGCGAAGTACATCGCGGCCAAGGTGCCGAACCAGCTGACCGAGCAGCAGCTGCTGGACCAGTTCCACAAGCAGGCGTCCTTCACCTACCTCGAGCACAACGTCGAACCGTCGGTCGCGGCCGACATCTGGAAGCAGTTCTCGTGGATCGAACGCGAGAAGCGGGCGCTGCGCGAGTACCCGGGCGACAACCTGGCGTCGAACATCGTCGGCGTCGCCAACTGGCGCACCGAAGACAAGGACATCTCGAAGCACAACCTGCACGGCCTGGTCGGGCTGGAGCAGTCCCGCGACAACGACCTCGCGGGCACGCCCGGCCGGATGCTGGTCAACACCAAGAACGGCAGCGACAACGTCGTCATCCCGGGCACCGAGCGCGACCTCCAGGCCGCCGTCCCGGGTTCCGACCTCGAGCTGACCATCGACTCGGACCTGCAGTACGAGCTGCAGCGCCAGCTGACCGACTACGTGCAGCAGTCACACGCCAAGGGCGGCCAGGCCGTCGTCATGGACGCGAAGACCGGCGAGGTCTACGCGCTGGCCAACGACAAGACGTTCGACCCGAACGACCCCTCGACGTTCAACGACCCCGAGGCGATGAACGACCGCGCGGTGACCACGCCGTTCGAACCCGGGTCGGTGAACAAGATCGTCACCGCCACGGGCGCGATCGCGTACGGCGTCGCGACGCCCGAGTCGACGCTCGAGGTGCCGGGCTCGATGCCGGTGGCCGACAAGGTCGTGCACGACGCCTGGACCCACGGCACGCAGACGTTCACCACGACCGGCGTCTTCGCCAAGTCGTCCAACATCGGCACCCTGCTGCTGGCGCAGAAGGTCGGCGCGGAGCACTACGCCGACCTGCTGAAGAAGTTCGGCCTCGGCCAGCGCACCGGCGTCGGCCTGCCCGGCGAAAGCGCAGGTTCCGTGCCCGCGCGCAGCCAGTGGTCGGCCACCACCTTCGGCAACCTGCCCATCGGGCAGGGCCTGTCGATGACCATCCTGCAGATGACCGGGATGTACCAGGCGATCGCGAACGACGGCCTGCGCGTCGAACCGCGGATCGTCAAGGCGAAGATCAACCCCGACGGCACCGCCGTGCCCGAGCCGGCGCCGAAGACGGTGCAGGTGGTCAGCCCGGAGGCGGCCAAGACGGTGCGCGACATGATGCGCGCGGTCGCCCAGAACGGCAAGGGCCTGCAGAAGGGCACCGCGACGACGGCCGCGGTCGAGGGGTACCAGATCTCCGGGAAGACGGGCACCGGCCAGCAGGTCGACCCGCGGACGAAGGCCTACAGCGACCACCTCTACAACATCACCTTCGCCGGCATCCTGCCCGCCGACCACCCCCGGTTCGTGGTGGGGATCCGGCTGGACGCGCCCGACACGACGCTGCCGGGGGGGCATTCCGCCGCGCCGTTGTTCCACACCATCGCTTCGTACCTGACGCAGCGGTACCAGATTCCGTTGTCCGACGGCTCGTCGCCGGTGGTTCCGCTCGTCATCACGCCGTAG